GTCAGTGGCGATACGGCCGCCGCACAGCGCAAATTCGACACGGCCCAGCTGGGTGCAAGTCAGGTTACCGCCTTCGGCCACCACACGGGCTTGCAGCTGGTTGCCATTGACACGTACCGGATCGCAAGCGCGGTCGCGGGCGTCGGCATGGCTCTGGCTGGAAGCCTTGATGTAAGTACCGATACCGCCGTTGTACAGCAGGTCGATCTTGGCCTTGAGGATTTCATGGATCAGCTCGTTCGGTGCCATGTGGTCCTTGTCGGTTTCCAGCCAGGCCTTGACTTCAGGCGACAGCGGGATGGACTTGGCCGAGCGTTCGAAAATGCCACCGCCCTTGGAAATCAGCTCACGGTTGTAATCAGACCAGCTGGAACGCGGCAGATTGAACAGGCGCGCACGTTCGGCAAAGCTGGTCTTGGCGTCCGGGGTCGGGTCCAGGAAGATGTGCAGATGGTTGAACGCGGCCTTCAGGCAGATGTGTTCGGACAGCAGCATGCCGTTGCCGAATACGTCGCCAGCCATGTCGCCAATGCCGATCACGCTGAAATCCTGCTCCTGGGTGTTGATGCCCAGATGACGGAAGTGGCGCTTGACCGATTCCCAGGCACCGCGGGCGGTAATGCCCATGCCCTTGTGGTCGTAACCGGCGGAACCACCGGAAGCAAAGGCGTCACCCAGCCAGAAGCCGTAGGATTCGGAAATGCCGTTGGCGATGTCGGAGAAGGTTGCGGTGCCCTTGTCGGCAGCCACCACCAGGTACGGGTCATCCGGGTCCAGACGGCGTACGTCCTTGGGCGGAATGATCTGACCGGTCACCAGGTTGTCAGTGACATCCAGCAGCGCGGAGATGAAGATCTTGTAGCAGGCAATGCCTTCAGCCAGGAAGGCTTCACGGTCGCTCGGTGCCGGCAGTTGCTTGCCGACAAAACCGCCCTTGGAACCCATCGGCACGATGACGGAGTTCTTCACCATCTGCGCCTTCACCAGACCCAGCACTTCGGTGCGGAAGTCTTCCATGCGGTCGGACCAGCGCAGACCGCCACGGGCCACCTTGGAGCCGCGCAGGTGCACGCCTTCCACACGCGGGCTGTACACCCAGATTTCAAACATCGGGCGCGGCTGCGGCAGGAAAGGAATCTGGTTGGATTCCAGCTTGAAGGAGATGTAGGACTTGAACTCGCCCGCCGCATCCTTCTGCCAGAAGTTGGTACGACGGGTAGCCAGAATCACCGCCAGGAAACCGTTGAGAATGCGGTCTTCGTCCAGGTTGGCCACATTGTCCAGCTGTTCCTTCACTTCAGCCAGCAGCGCATCGGCGCGGGCGTCGTCGGCATTCACCGGGTCCAGACGCGCCACAAACAGCGCCACCAGACGACGGGTGATTTCCGGATAGTTGGCTACGCACTGTTCCAGATAGTTCTGGCTGAAGGTGAGGCCGCCCTGACGCAGATACTTGGCCAGTGCGCGCACCAGCGAGATTTCACGCCAGTCCAGGCCAGCAATCAGCGCCAGACGGTTGAAACCATCGTTTTCGCAACGCTTAGCAAACACCTGGGCCAGCAGTTCCTGGAAGTCTTTCTGTACGGCTTCACTGGACATTTGCTCAAAGAAAGCACCCACGTCCAGGCCGAAATCGCTGATCCACACCGAGGAACCGTCTTCACGCTCGACACGGTAAGGATGTTCGTCGCTCACCTTGACGCCCATGTTTTCCAGAATCGGCAGGCTGGCGGACAGGCTCATCGGCTCGCCTTCGCGGAACAGCTTCAGGTTGAATGCCTGGTTGCCACGATGGAAAGGACGGTACAGCTTCATCGCCAGCGGGTGGCTGGCGGAGACCGATTCCAGCAGTTGCACGTCCAGCACCGCATTGCGCACTGCGAACTCTTCACGGTAGGCCACAGGGAAAGCCGAACGGTAACGCTTGAACAGCAGGTTGCCGGCTTCTTCGCCATGCACTTCCACCAGCTGCTGGTGCATTTCTTCCACCCAGCCACGTACCAGACGGGCGATTTCCGCCTCGATATCGGATTCGCGGAAGGCCGGCAGCTTGGAAGCATTGGTGCGGATGATGTAATGCACGCGCGCCAGCGAGCTGTCGCTGATCTGCACGCTGAATTCCGCCGAGCTGCCGTTGAAGGCAGCCATCAGCACTTTTTCGATCTTCAGGCGCACTTCGGTATTGAAGCTGTCACGCGGCACATACACCAGGCTGCTGACATAACGGTGGTAGCGGTCCTTGCGCACGAACAGGCGTACACGCGGGCGCTCTTGCAGGCTGACAATGCCTTCGGCGATCGGGCCCAGTACATCGGCCGGAATTTCAAACAGCTCGTCGCGCGGGTAGCTTTCCAGCACAAAACCCAGGGTCTTGGCCTTGTAGCTGTCGTCCACATAATCGCAGTTGGCCACCACGCCAGCCACTTTCTGGCGCACCAGCGGAATGTCCTTGGGTGATGCCTGATAGGCGCTGGCGGTATACAGGCCGAGGAAGCGGCGCTCGCCAATCACTTCACCCTTGTCGTTGAAGCGCTTGATGCCGACGAAGTCGACATAGGCCGGACGGTGGATGATGGAGCGAGTCTGGGATTTGTTCAGGATGATCAGTTGCGGCAGGTGCGCCAGTTCGCGCAGCTCTTGCGGCAGGGTTTCAAAGCTGGCGGAGTATTCCTTGTCACCTTGATCCTGCAGGATGCCCAGGCCGGAGCCCTTGACGATCTTCAGGCTGTCCTTGCCGTCGCGCTTGACCAGGTCGTAATCGCAATAGCCCATGAACAGGAAGTGATTGGCCGCCATCCAGCCGAGGAAATCCACGGCCTCTTTGGCTTCGGCAGCGCGTTCACCCTTGACCTTGGCCAGGTCCTTGCCGATTTCGCCCACCACGGCGCGCATTTTCGGCTCGTCGCTCACCACCAGACGGATATCGGCAATGATGCGGTTCAGTTCGGCTTCCAGCTTTTGCAGGGTGGCGGCATCGCTGACGCGGTCGATCTGCACGTGGATGAAGGATTCCAGCGGCAGGCTGCGATCTTGCGTGCGCTTTACTTCTTGCAGATTGCCGTTCTTGTCACGGCCAACCGACAACACCGGGTGCACCAGCAGATGCAGATTGATGTTGTAACGCGACAGCAGCATGGAGATGGAGTCGATCAGGAAAGGCATGTCGTCGTTGACGACTTCAATCACCGAATGGGTGCTCTGCCAGCCATCACGCTCGAAATCGGGAGTATAGATGCGTACCTTGTGCTGGCCGGCGCTACGCTTGTGCGCGAACTCAAAATGGGCCAGTGCGGCACCGAACAGGTCCAGCGAGGAAAACTGGCGCAGGTCGGCATGCTCGGTTTCTTCGAAGTAAATCGGGAAGAATCCGGCAAGTTGTTGTGTCTCCTTGGGTGAAAGCTTGCTCTGTGCAACGGCCTGGATATCAGCAATCAGGCTCGCCAGTTCGGTCTTGTTGGTAAGCGACATGGGGCTTCTCTTGTTGTATGCACGGTTTGTGTCGGGGCATTGTAGTAAGCCCGCTACCAGCGGGATTTCCTTAATGCGACATCGACTTACAGAAAGATGGGATGCAGTGCAGCATGAAAAACCAGTGCCAGGTACGGTACTGGTTTTTCTCCCACTATTTGCCTTATAGCAATGCGACGGCCAATTACAAAAAGGCTGTGACAGCCTACATTGTATACAATCCTACAATCAACACATAAGTACATGATTTTGATGACGTTTCACAATGTATACAAACTGGCGTAAAATGCGCCCCTTCGCAATTTGGTGCTATCCGCCCCAAATGCGACTGATTGTTGGGCAGGGAGTTTCCATGCCACCATTGCCTGGCGTCTTCACAGGAGGCGCATGCAGGCATAACAACAACAGGTTCCGGCCGCGCTGCCCAGGCAGCCACCCCATCAGCGCCGGGTTTACAAAGTAAGACCACGGGAACAAGCACCATGCTTTTTCCCTGCATGCGAGAAGCAGAGACACATATGAAGAAGGTTATTTTTGCGGCTGCCGTTGCAGTCAGCCTGTCCGGTTTTGCCAGCCACGCAGAAACCATCCGCTTTGGTGTAGACCTCAACTACCCACCGTTCTCCAAGCAAGGTGCAGATGGCAAGCCGGAAGGTTTCGACATCGACATGGCCCATGCCTTGTGTACCGCCATGAAGGTAAGCTGCCAGATCGTGCCGCAAGACTGGGATGGCCTGATTCCCGCCCTGAATGCCAACAAGTTTGACGCCATCCTGTCTTCGATGCAGATCACCGAAGAGCGCAAGAAAGCCGTCGACTTCAGCAACAAGTACTACAACATCGCCAGCCGCATCATCGCCAAGAGCAATACCCAGGTTACCCAGACCGCGTTCAAGGGCAAGAAGATCGGCGTGCTGCGCGCCTCCACCCAGGAAAAGTTCGCCCGTGACTTCTGGGGCAAGAACGGTGCCACCATCGTGGCCTACACCAAATCTCCCGAATCCTTCCTCGACCTGAAAGCCGGCCGCGTGGACGCGGTGTTTGTGGACGGTGCCGTGGGTGAGCAGGAATTCCTCAAGACCGACGGCGGCAAGGGCTATGCCTTTGTCGGCCCCAATTACGCCGACATGAAGTACTTCGGCCTGGGTGCCGGCATTGCCGTGAAAAAGGGCAATCAGGCCCTGGCCGCACGCATCAACAAGGCTATCGAGCAGATCCGCAAGGATGGCAGCTACAAGAAAGTACAGGACAAGTACTTCCACTTTGACGTCTACGGCGGCTAAGCCCGGCACGTCTGCTGCATGAAGTCCTGACCACGCCGGCAGCCAGTCTGCCGGCGGGCATTGCCTCACACTACAACAAGACTCACCGGAGAAACCATGTTCAAGTCCCTCATGGTGCTGGGCGCATGCGCGCTCGGCATGGCTGCTGCTGCCCAAGGCGAAACCCTGCGCTTTGCCACCGATGCCAGTTACCCACCGTTTTCCCAGCAAGGCCCTGACGGCAAGATGAAGGGCTTTGACCCCGATATCGCCCAGGCGCTGTGTTCTGCCATGAAAGTCACTTGCGAAGTGGTACCGCAAGATTTCGACGGCATCATCCCGGCACTGCAGGCCCGCAAGTTCGACGCCATCATTGCCTCGATGAACATCACCGACGAGCGCAAAAAAGTCGTCAGCTTTTCGGACAAGTACTACAACATGCCCAGCCGTCTGGTGGCCAAGCAAGGCAGCCAGATCAACGATGCCTGGTTCAAGGGCAAGAAGATTGGCGTGCTGCGTTCTTCCATCCAGGAAAAATACGCACGCGACAACTGGGTGAAGCTGGGGGCAAAACTGGTGTCCTATGCCAAGGCACCGGAATCCTTTCTCGACCTGAAGGCCGGGCGCATAGATGCCAGCTTTGTCGATGCCGCTGTGGGTGAGTCCGACTTCATCAAGACGCCATCAGGCAAGGGCTATGCCTTTGCCGGCCCGGAATACAACGAGGTGAAGTATTTCGGTGAAGGAGCTGCCGTGGCCGTACGCAAGCCTGATGCAGCCTTGCTGGCCCGCATCAACAAGGCGCTGAAGCAGATTCGGGCCGACGGCAGCTACGACAAGATCCAGAAGAAATACTTCAGCTTCGACATCTACGGCAAATAAACCGTCGCGGTGGTGTGGGCAATCCAGCGCCCGCACCGTCCCTTCCCGGGAAATACAGGGGTAGTACATGTTTTTACACGGATATCTTCCCAGCATCCTCGAAGGAGCGGTGCTGACACTGAAACTGGCGGCGGCATCGCTGGCGGTTTCAGTGCTGCTGGGACTGGTCGGTGCCATGTTCAAGATGGCCCCTTCCAAACCCTTGCGCACCCTGGCCGAGCTTTACTCCACCGTGGTCCGCGGCGTACCGGACCTGGTGTGGATGTTTTTGCTGTTCTTCGGCGTGCAGATGCTGCTCAATGATCTGGCCGCTGCCATGGGCTGGGCCGCCCCGGACATTGACCCTTTCATTGCCGGCGTGCTGACACTGGGCTTCATCTTCGGTGCCTACATGACCGAAACCTTCCGTGGTGCCATCATGGCCGTGCCCAAGGGGCAGATGGAAGCCGGTGCCGCCTACGGCATGGGTCCGCTGCGCATCTTCCTGCGCATCACTTTTCCGCAAATGGTGCGCTTCGCCCTGCCCAGCTTCACCAACAACTGGCTGGTACTGGTGAAATCCACCGCGCTGGTGTCGGTGATCGGCCTGAATGATGTGATGTACCGTGCCGATGCGGCCAAGTCCAACACCCAGGAACCCTTTACCGTCTACATGCTGGTGGCGCTGATCTTTCTGGTGATCACCAGCGTGTCCAATGTGCTACTGGGCATGCTGGAGCGTCGCTATTCCACTGGACTTAAGGAGAACGGCCTGTGATCGACTTTCGCCTGATTCTGGACAAGCTGCCGGCCTTTCTGGGTGGGGCCGACGGCCAGCCGGTACTCAGCACCAGCGACGGCATCGTCATGACGCTGGAGCTGCTGGGTGCTTCCCTGCTGCTGGGCATGCTGCTGGCCGTGCCGCTGGCGCTGGGCCGGGTGTCGAAAAACCGCCTGCTGTCCGGCAGTGTCTGGCTGTATACCTATGTATTCCGTGGCACGCCGCTGCTGGTGCAGTTGTTCATCATCTACTACGGCCTGTCGCAGTTTGACGCCGTGCGTGACAGCTGGCTGTGGCAATACCTGCAGGATGCCTGGTTCTGCGCCATTCTGGCCTTCACGCTCAATACCGCGGCCTACACCACGGAAATCATCGCCGGGCAAATCCGCACCACACATTGGGGTGAAATCGAAGCCGCCCGCGCCATGGGCATGAGCAAGTGGCTGATGATGCGCCGTATCGTCATTCCTTCTGCCCTGCGCCGCGCCCTGCCGGCCTACAGCAACGAAGTGATCATGATGATGCAAAGCACGGCAGTGGCCGGCCTGGTTACCCTGGCCGACATCACCGGGGTGGCGCGCCGCATCTACAGCGACACCTATATGGCCTTCGAGCCCTTCCTGATTGCCGGGGCCATCTATCTGGTACTTACCTTTGTCTTTGTCTGGCTGTTCAAGCAGGCAGAGCAACGCTGGCTGGCCTATCTGGCTCCGCGCAAGCATTGACAGCGTGGGCGACGGATACGTCGCCCTCTTTCAGCAATAGCCACCATTTCATGGTGGCAGATGAAACCTTAAAACAAGGGTTGCAAGCATGAAACAAACCAACGCGGCACCAGCCACCGACATCAAACTGCGCGTAAGCGACCTGCACAAAAGCTATGGCAGCCACGAAGTCCTCAAAGGCGTGTCTCTCACTGCCCATGCGGGCGACGTGATCAGCATCATCGGCTCGTCCGGCTCCGGCAAAAGCACCTTCCTGCGTTGCATCAACATGCTGGAACACCCCAATAGCGGGCAGATCCAGCTGGGCGGCGAAGAACTGCAACTGGTGGCCGACAAGAAAACCGGCGCGCTGCGTGCCGCCAGCCACAAGCAGCTGGAGCGCATCCGTACCCGACTGGCCATGGTGTTCCAGCACTTCAATCTGTGGGCACACATGACGGTGCTGGAAAACATCATCGAAGCGCCCATCCATGTACTGGGCCTGTCGCGTGATGAAGCCATCACCCGCGCCCGCAAATACCTGGACAAGGTGGGCCTGAAAGACGTGGAAGGCAAATACCCGTCCCATATGTCTGGCGGCCAGCAACAACGCGTGGCCATCGCCCGTGCGCTGGCCATGGAACCGGAAGTCATGCTGTTTGACGAACCGACATCCGCACTGGACCCGGAACTGGTCGGCGAAGTGCTGCGCGTGATGCAGGATCTGGCCCGTGAAGGCCGCACCATGGTGGTGGTGACACACGAAATGGGCTTTGCCCGCGAAGTGTCCAACCACGTGATTTTCCTGCACAAAGGCAAGATCGAAGAACAAGGCAACCCGCGTGAAGTGCTGGCCAATCCGCAAAGCGAGCGGCTTGCACAATTCCTCTCCGGCAGTCTTAAATAAATCGTACAATGCCACACAGAAATAGCAGCGCCACGCCGTCCACGGCATGGCCTGCTTTTTTGGTATAGTGCTCAACTTTTTTGCAAACATGGGTCAATCAATGCACGCTGCCAAACCGTTACGCTACGGTTTCCTCCTGCTTCCGCACGCGTCCATGGCGGATTTCGCCATCGCCAGCGAAGTGCTGACCCGGGCCAACCAGCTGGCCGAAAAAAAGCTGTATGAATTCCTGCCGCTGTCACTCAACGGCCTGCCGGTGGCCATGTCCAATGGTCTCAAGCTGCCGGTTGACCTGCCGCTGGCCTACGCGCCCAAGCTGGATGGCCTGTTCATCCTGGCTGACGACATCACCATCGATGTCAACCTGGATGAATTGCTCAAGAGCATCAGCGGGCTGCATACCGATAAGCTGCCCATCGCAGGCATCGGCTGCGGCAGTTACTGGATGGCGCGCGCCGGCCTGCTCAACGGCTTTCGTTCCACCATACACTGGCAGGAAATCAGCCGCTTTACCGAAGAATTCCAGGATGTCATCGTGTCGTCCAATCTGTACGAAATCGATCGCTGCCGCATGAGCTGCGCTGGCGGTGCCGCCACTCTGGATTTCATGCTGTCACTGGTGGGCAGCCAGCACGGCCACGAATTTGCCGCCCGGCTATCGGAAATGTTCAGCATCGAACGTATCCGCCCAGGCAACGAGCGTCAGCGCATTCCGCTGGCCACCCGCATCGGTGGCAGCCAGCCCAAGCTGACCGAGGCTGTCAGCCTGATGGAAGCCAATATCGAGGAGCCGCTGACCACCGACGACATCGCCTACTATGTCGGCGTCTCCCGCCGCCAGCTCGAACGTCTGTTCAAGCAGTATCTGAGTACGGTACCGTCCAAATACTATCTGGAACTGAGACTGAGCCGTGCGCGCCAACTGCTGCAACAAACCAGCAAGTCCATTGTGCAGATCGGTCTGGCCTGCGGCTTTTCCAGTGGCCCGCACTTCTCCAGTACTTATCGCAACCACTTTGGCATTACCCCACGCGAAGAGCGCGCCCAGCGCACCCAGGTGGTAGTGGAGCCGCGCTGACTGCAGCCTGGCTACAACCATGTAAAAGAGCCGCATCGCGGCTCTTTTTTTGTTCTGCCAGCAGCAGAATCAATCGGGAACAGTCGGTTCCACCTCAGGCGTGGTCACAGTCTGCGACAAGGGCAATTCAATACGGAAGCAGGCACCACTGGCGGGAATGTTTTCGGCACTGATCAGACCGCCATACTGCTCGACAATGGTCTGGCAGATCGACAGACCCAGCCCCATTCCGTTTTGCTTAGTAGAAAAGAAGGGATGGAACAGCACTTCCAGCGACTCCGGCGAAATGCCGCGCCCGGTATCGCGCACCTCCAGAATGGCCTTTTTGCCCTCGCGCCGGGTGTGAATGATGATATGGCGCTTCATCACCGGCTCATCCCGCAGCGCATCCATGGCATTGGACAATAGATTCAGCACCACCTGCTCCATCTGGATGCTGTCCGCCATCACCGCCATCGGATAAACCGACAGCAGTTGCACCATCTCGATACTGCGTTCTTTCAGGTCGTACTCGGCCAGGAACATGCAATTCCCGACCACCTGATTCAAATCGATCAGGCGGATTTCCATCGCCCGCTTGCTTACCAGCGCACGCAGACGCTTGATGATTTCACCAGCACGGTCAGCCTGTGCCACAGCCAGTCGCAAGGCAGATTCAACCTGTGGCCGGCTATCTTCGCCAAACTCCAGCAATTGCAACGACGCCTGGCAATAATTGGAAATAGCCGTCAGCGGCTGATTCACCTCATGCGCGATACCTGAAGCCATCTCACCCATGGTGTGCAGGCGAGCGACATGGGACAGTTTCTCCAAGTGCTCTTTCACCCGCAACTCACTGGCCTCTAACGCCTCAGCCGCCCGCTGACGTACCGGGCCCATATCACGCAAGGCACACACAACACCGGTCAGGCTACCGCTGCGGGAAAACAGGGGGGCAATAGCTCCCTCTACCAGCCGCACATGTCCCCTGGCTGTGGCCAGCTGCATGCGCTCGGGCAGTACCACGGTATGTGCCTCGCGATAACATTCGCTGATGGGATCCTCAGCCAGCTCGGATGACAGCTCCCCAATCAGCCGGAACACGTTCTGGAAAGATTGGGCAGTGACTTCCTCTCGGCTTACGCCAAGCAGCGAAAGCGCCATGGGGTTAGCCATCTCAATACGCTGCTGCGTATCCAGGATGATTACTCCGTCATGCACGGCATTCAGTGCCACGGCCGCCCGCTCACTCTGCAAAAACAGCGCCTCATCAGCCTGGCTCTGTGCTCGGCGCATGGCCAGACGCTGGCTGTAGATCAACCACAGTGAAATCACCAGAGACAGAATCAGGCCCTCACGCAGCAGCAGGCCTATCAACTTG
The sequence above is drawn from the Aquitalea denitrificans genome and encodes:
- a CDS encoding ABC transporter substrate-binding protein gives rise to the protein MKKVIFAAAVAVSLSGFASHAETIRFGVDLNYPPFSKQGADGKPEGFDIDMAHALCTAMKVSCQIVPQDWDGLIPALNANKFDAILSSMQITEERKKAVDFSNKYYNIASRIIAKSNTQVTQTAFKGKKIGVLRASTQEKFARDFWGKNGATIVAYTKSPESFLDLKAGRVDAVFVDGAVGEQEFLKTDGGKGYAFVGPNYADMKYFGLGAGIAVKKGNQALAARINKAIEQIRKDGSYKKVQDKYFHFDVYGG
- a CDS encoding ABC transporter ATP-binding protein; the protein is MKQTNAAPATDIKLRVSDLHKSYGSHEVLKGVSLTAHAGDVISIIGSSGSGKSTFLRCINMLEHPNSGQIQLGGEELQLVADKKTGALRAASHKQLERIRTRLAMVFQHFNLWAHMTVLENIIEAPIHVLGLSRDEAITRARKYLDKVGLKDVEGKYPSHMSGGQQQRVAIARALAMEPEVMLFDEPTSALDPELVGEVLRVMQDLAREGRTMVVVTHEMGFAREVSNHVIFLHKGKIEEQGNPREVLANPQSERLAQFLSGSLK
- a CDS encoding NAD-glutamate dehydrogenase gives rise to the protein MSLTNKTELASLIADIQAVAQSKLSPKETQQLAGFFPIYFEETEHADLRQFSSLDLFGAALAHFEFAHKRSAGQHKVRIYTPDFERDGWQSTHSVIEVVNDDMPFLIDSISMLLSRYNINLHLLVHPVLSVGRDKNGNLQEVKRTQDRSLPLESFIHVQIDRVSDAATLQKLEAELNRIIADIRLVVSDEPKMRAVVGEIGKDLAKVKGERAAEAKEAVDFLGWMAANHFLFMGYCDYDLVKRDGKDSLKIVKGSGLGILQDQGDKEYSASFETLPQELRELAHLPQLIILNKSQTRSIIHRPAYVDFVGIKRFNDKGEVIGERRFLGLYTASAYQASPKDIPLVRQKVAGVVANCDYVDDSYKAKTLGFVLESYPRDELFEIPADVLGPIAEGIVSLQERPRVRLFVRKDRYHRYVSSLVYVPRDSFNTEVRLKIEKVLMAAFNGSSAEFSVQISDSSLARVHYIIRTNASKLPAFRESDIEAEIARLVRGWVEEMHQQLVEVHGEEAGNLLFKRYRSAFPVAYREEFAVRNAVLDVQLLESVSASHPLAMKLYRPFHRGNQAFNLKLFREGEPMSLSASLPILENMGVKVSDEHPYRVEREDGSSVWISDFGLDVGAFFEQMSSEAVQKDFQELLAQVFAKRCENDGFNRLALIAGLDWREISLVRALAKYLRQGGLTFSQNYLEQCVANYPEITRRLVALFVARLDPVNADDARADALLAEVKEQLDNVANLDEDRILNGFLAVILATRRTNFWQKDAAGEFKSYISFKLESNQIPFLPQPRPMFEIWVYSPRVEGVHLRGSKVARGGLRWSDRMEDFRTEVLGLVKAQMVKNSVIVPMGSKGGFVGKQLPAPSDREAFLAEGIACYKIFISALLDVTDNLVTGQIIPPKDVRRLDPDDPYLVVAADKGTATFSDIANGISESYGFWLGDAFASGGSAGYDHKGMGITARGAWESVKRHFRHLGINTQEQDFSVIGIGDMAGDVFGNGMLLSEHICLKAAFNHLHIFLDPTPDAKTSFAERARLFNLPRSSWSDYNRELISKGGGIFERSAKSIPLSPEVKAWLETDKDHMAPNELIHEILKAKIDLLYNGGIGTYIKASSQSHADARDRACDPVRVNGNQLQARVVAEGGNLTCTQLGRVEFALCGGRIATDAIDNSAGVDCSDHEVNIKILLGAVMQAGDMTLKQRNELLAEMTDEVGHLVLRNNVLQTQILAIKRLEAASMLSTHARMISHMEKTGELNREIEYLPSETQINERRLARQGLTVPEIAVLLAYSKISLDQAILATDVPDDADFLPVLVNYFPKPLQQRFGKQMEQHQLRREIIANQLANQIINRMGTTFVFRLQEESPFSAADIARAWWIASRVFDAESLWGQIEALDNQIPADQQMEMMVLVRTLIERVTRWVLRNKRPFTSVNAVIEQYAGKVQELLARLPALVDAKQYPAVAELEARLSLPNMPQELARVLARLEFAVPLMDIIEISEGGELSQDEVAQNYFQLGRTLQLDWLRDAITGLPRDNRWQSLARSALRDDLYRLHCKLAKLALSEATGDKAFADAWLAKRRGELELCYQMFAELQSFSVLDLAMLSAGMRELNNHLLA
- a CDS encoding GlxA family transcriptional regulator, encoding MADFAIASEVLTRANQLAEKKLYEFLPLSLNGLPVAMSNGLKLPVDLPLAYAPKLDGLFILADDITIDVNLDELLKSISGLHTDKLPIAGIGCGSYWMARAGLLNGFRSTIHWQEISRFTEEFQDVIVSSNLYEIDRCRMSCAGGAATLDFMLSLVGSQHGHEFAARLSEMFSIERIRPGNERQRIPLATRIGGSQPKLTEAVSLMEANIEEPLTTDDIAYYVGVSRRQLERLFKQYLSTVPSKYYLELRLSRARQLLQQTSKSIVQIGLACGFSSGPHFSSTYRNHFGITPREERAQRTQVVVEPR
- a CDS encoding ABC transporter permease; its protein translation is MFLHGYLPSILEGAVLTLKLAAASLAVSVLLGLVGAMFKMAPSKPLRTLAELYSTVVRGVPDLVWMFLLFFGVQMLLNDLAAAMGWAAPDIDPFIAGVLTLGFIFGAYMTETFRGAIMAVPKGQMEAGAAYGMGPLRIFLRITFPQMVRFALPSFTNNWLVLVKSTALVSVIGLNDVMYRADAAKSNTQEPFTVYMLVALIFLVITSVSNVLLGMLERRYSTGLKENGL
- a CDS encoding ABC transporter permease, whose translation is MIDFRLILDKLPAFLGGADGQPVLSTSDGIVMTLELLGASLLLGMLLAVPLALGRVSKNRLLSGSVWLYTYVFRGTPLLVQLFIIYYGLSQFDAVRDSWLWQYLQDAWFCAILAFTLNTAAYTTEIIAGQIRTTHWGEIEAARAMGMSKWLMMRRIVIPSALRRALPAYSNEVIMMMQSTAVAGLVTLADITGVARRIYSDTYMAFEPFLIAGAIYLVLTFVFVWLFKQAEQRWLAYLAPRKH
- a CDS encoding ATP-binding protein: MQWAMSEYQRIQEEFDRSARLAHGVIARKLDQNESVLAAVDALLLSRQKFDMPVLKSFSHQLLAHYSQLYTFEFFQNVTRDNRVAFLDEMQQRFGKTFFIRDFDISGRRSWLPAPVRDQHLVVTMIEPDIPTASSVYGFDVLHEPRFAADMQRAIRTGRKVASAPFDLYEGGRVYLLMQPVFLGKEAGGAAAGRGTLIGVVALVVYCEKLLTIAPNEGVPIDLDLSIQASGNNGTAIYSAHGKHQGSDNWLPILARLEVGLPLISESQPFTLRVGKDVFLSDFKLIGLLLREGLILSLVISLWLIYSQRLAMRRAQSQADEALFLQSERAAVALNAVHDGVIILDTQQRIEMANPMALSLLGVSREEVTAQSFQNVFRLIGELSSELAEDPISECYREAHTVVLPERMQLATARGHVRLVEGAIAPLFSRSGSLTGVVCALRDMGPVRQRAAEALEASELRVKEHLEKLSHVARLHTMGEMASGIAHEVNQPLTAISNYCQASLQLLEFGEDSRPQVESALRLAVAQADRAGEIIKRLRALVSKRAMEIRLIDLNQVVGNCMFLAEYDLKERSIEMVQLLSVYPMAVMADSIQMEQVVLNLLSNAMDALRDEPVMKRHIIIHTRREGKKAILEVRDTGRGISPESLEVLFHPFFSTKQNGMGLGLSICQTIVEQYGGLISAENIPASGACFRIELPLSQTVTTPEVEPTVPD
- a CDS encoding ABC transporter substrate-binding protein, with translation MFKSLMVLGACALGMAAAAQGETLRFATDASYPPFSQQGPDGKMKGFDPDIAQALCSAMKVTCEVVPQDFDGIIPALQARKFDAIIASMNITDERKKVVSFSDKYYNMPSRLVAKQGSQINDAWFKGKKIGVLRSSIQEKYARDNWVKLGAKLVSYAKAPESFLDLKAGRIDASFVDAAVGESDFIKTPSGKGYAFAGPEYNEVKYFGEGAAVAVRKPDAALLARINKALKQIRADGSYDKIQKKYFSFDIYGK